A single genomic interval of Arachis duranensis cultivar V14167 chromosome 7, aradu.V14167.gnm2.J7QH, whole genome shotgun sequence harbors:
- the LOC107459802 gene encoding periodic tryptophan protein 2, whose amino-acid sequence MNFRFQNLLGAPYRGGNTVISNNTLLISPVGNRVAVTDLLKSHTTTLPCQSSSNISRIAVSPDGTFLLTVDDRNRCHFINLSRRVVLHRISFKHPVSVAKFSPDGSLIAIAAGKLVQIWRSPGFRREYFPFELLRTFADFDGKVTTLDWSPDSNYLLAGSKDLTARILYLKKSKKGALRYRPFLLLGHRDSVVGSFFAVEPKTNRVRRAYTVARDGVLFSWGFVDGSVSDAMDAEGSEPESPGTPERDAEGDLNVENGAVKKRKECDGEIDDEEGYLCRGKWELLRKDFLGQAPEKVTACDYHRGLDTLVIGYSNGVFGLYQMPDFVCLHLLSISREKITTVVFNELGNWLAFGCAKLGQLLVWEWRSESYILKQQGHYFDVNCLAYSPDSQLLATGADDNKVKVWTVSSGFCFVTFSEHTNAVTALHFMASNNCLLSASLDGTVRAWDLLRYRNFRTFTTPSSRQFVSLTADQSGEVICAGTKDYFEIFVWSMRTGRLLDVLSGHEGPVHALMFSPTNNILTSSSWDKTVRLWDVFDGKGAVETFPHTHEVLTVVYRPDGRQLACSTLDGQIHFWDPIEGLLMYTIEGARDIAGGRLMTDRRTSANSSSGKFFTTLCYSADGSYILAGGVSRYICMYDVADQVLLRRFQITLNLSLDGVLDFLNSKNMTEAGPLDLIDDDNSDIEDGVDKQTRVNLGFGLPGSLPNRGRPIIQTKCLRIAPTGRSFVAATTEGVLVYSVDESFIFDPTDLDINVTPEAVEEALGENQPSRALVLSLRLNEDSLIKKCIFAVMPGDIPAVARSIPSRYLKRLIEALADLIENCPHLEFVLRWSQELCKAHGNSIQQMSRNLLPSLKSLQKAITIIHQDLADTCSSNEYMLRYLCSSGAKE is encoded by the exons ATGAATTTCAGGTTCCAGAACCTTCTTGGAGCCCCCTACAGAGGGGGCAACACCGTAATCTCCAACAACACCCTCCTAATCTCACCCGTCGGTAACAGAGTTGCCGTCACCGACCTCCTCAAGTCCCACACCACTACCCTCCCTTGTCAGTCTTCCTCCAACATCTCCCGCATCGCCGTCTCCCCCGATGGCACCTTTCTCTTAACCGTCGATGACCGCAACCGCTGCCACTTCATCAACCTCAGCCGCCGTGTCGTCCTCCATCGCATCTCCTTCAAGCACCCCGTCTCCGTCGCCAAGTTCAGCCCCGACGGATCCTTAATTGCCATCGCCGCCGGTAAACTCGTCCAGATTTGGCGCTCCCCTGGCTTCCGCCGGGAATATTTCCCCTTCGAGCTCCTCCGCACTTTCGCCGACTTCGATGGCAAGGTCACCACCTTGGATTGGAGTCCTGACTCCAATTACTTGCTCGCAGGGTCCAAGGACCTCACTGCAAGAATCTTGTACCTCAAGAAATCGAAGAAAGGTGCTTTGAGGTATAGGCCTTTCTTGCTTTTAGGGCATAGGGATTCTGTTGTAGGTTCGTTTTTCGCCGTTGAACCGAAGACTAATAGGGTTCGTAGGGCCTATACTGTTGCTAGGGATGGAGTTTTGTTTAGCTGGGGTTTTGTTGATGGAAGTGTGAGTGATGCTATGGATGCTGAGGGTTCGGAGCCGGAGTCTCCGGGGACACCAGAGAGAGATGCAGAGGGGGATTTGAATGTTGAGAATGGTGCtgtgaagaagagaaaggaaTGTGATGGTGAGATTGATGATGAGGAAGGGTATTTGTGCAGGGGGAAGTGGGAGTTGTTGAGGAAGGACTTTCTTGGGCAGGCGCCGGAGAAGGTGACTGCTTGTGATTATCATAGAGGGCTGGACACGCTGGTTATTGGGTATTCGAATGGAGTTTTCGGGTTGTATCAGATGCCGGATTTTGTGTGCCTTCACTTGTTGTCTATATCGAGGGAGAAGATCACCACGGTGGTCTTCAATGAGCTTGGGAACTGGCTGGCCTTTGGATGTGCGAAACTTGGGCAGTTGCTTGTGTGGGAATGGCGTTCTGAGAGCTACATTTTGAAACAGCAGGGTCACTACTTTGATGTGAACTGCCTTGCTTATTCGCCGGATTCACAACTCCTTGCTACTGGAGCAGATGATAATAAAGTGAAG GTGTGGACTGTTTCCTCAGGCTTTTGCTTTGTTACTTTTTCTGAGCATACTAATGCTGTTACTGCTCTACATTTTATGGCAAGTAACAATTGTCTGCTTAGTGCATCTCTTGATGGGACTGTTCGAGCTTGGGATTTATTACGATACCGAAACTTTAGGACATTTACAACCCCTTCTTCAAGACAGTTTGTTTCTCTGACAGCAGATCAAAGTGGCGAAGTGATATGTGCTGGTACTAAAGATTATTTTGAG ATTTTTGTCTGGTCAATGAGAACTGGCCGTTTGTTGGATGTGCTTAGTGGTCATGAAGGTCCTGTTCATGCGTTGATGTTTTCTCCAACAAAT AATATCTTGACTTCATCATCATGGGACAAAACTGTTCGGTTGTGGGATGTCTTTGATGGAAAAGGGGCAGTTGAAACATTTCCTCATACACACGAAGTTCTCACTGTTGTTTATCGTCCTGATGGAAGGCAGTTAGCTTGCAGCACATTAGATGGGCAAATTCATTTTTGGGATCCAATAGAGGGTTTGCTAATGTATACCATAGAGGGTGCCAGAGATATTGCTGGAGGGCGTCTTATGACTGACCGTAGAACAAGTGCTAATTCAAGTTCAGGAAAGTTCTTCACAACCTTATGCTATTCAGCCGATGGAAGCTATATTTTAGCTGGGGGCGTTAGCAGATATATCTGTATGTATGATGTTGCTGATCAG GTACTGCTGCGACGGTTCCAGATAACACTCAATCTTTCATTAGATGGAGTTCTTGACTTCTTAAACTCCAAGAATATGACGGAAGCTGGCCCACTAGATCTAATCGATGATGATAACAGTGACATTGAGGATGGTGTTGACAAACAAACAAGAGTGAACCTAGGATTTGGTTTACCAGGCTCCCTGCCTAACCGTGGGAGGCCTATTATTCAAACAAAATGCCTAAGAATTGCACCAACAGGCAGGAGTTTTGTAGCAGCAACAACTGAGGGAGTCTTAGTTTACTCTGTTGATGAATCATTCATATTTGATCCAACAGACCTTGACATAAATGTTACACCAGAG GCTGTTGAGGAAGCTCTTGGTGAAAATCAACCAAGCAGAGCTTTGGTACTTAGCCTTCGCCTAAATGAAGactctttaataaaaaaatgtatcttTGCTGTTATGCCAGGCGATATTCCTGCAGTTGCCAGATCAATTCCTTCTAGATATCTCAAGCGGTTAATTGAAGCACTTGCAGATCTTATAGAAAACTGCCCACATTTGGAATTTGTACTCAGATGGAGTCAG GAGCTTTGCAAAGCCCACGGGAATTCGATTCAACAGATGTCTAGAAATCTGCTTCCATCATTAAAATCTTTGCAGAAAGCAATCACTATAATACATCAAGATCTAGCTGATACATGCTCTTCCAATGAATATATGCTGCGATATTTATGCTCTTCAGGTGCCAAGGAATGA
- the LOC107459475 gene encoding probable LRR receptor-like serine/threonine-protein kinase At1g53430: MDVARCIVVSVPAAMSDVDASRSAREDVVRCVTVSAPTLVSDIDTSRSTREDVVCQYPRFCSCASVRRRRHQIDKEGRRVPYRRFCSYLSLPRCSPLLLVTRCSPLLLVVPWFNWIVYCVTVKVLQTISDKVKNLNWKVTQNSCNVDGGFGKQEANLGSQVLRNITCNCSFNSNTLCHVTNIVLKGLNISGAIPDEFGNLTHLVELDLTRNYFNGSIPKSLANIPLANLSLLGNNLSGPIPAEIGDIATLLELNLEDNQLGGSLPPSLGNLSKLDQLLLSGNNFTGAIPEEFGKLKNLTGFRIDGNSFSGKIPNFFGNWTKITRMDMQGTSMEGPIPSVISELTTLQELRITDLKGPPMTFPNLTELKSLTRLELRNCPLTGHIPPYLGELQRLKTLDLSFNRLNGSIPDSLGNLQGLNYLFLTNNSLTGTIPSWILGSDQNMDLSYNDFTSPSQPSCQLQDVNLASSFSSSASTSTTCLKRGLPCSGKANTYSIFINCGGSEIEAEGTKYEADVSRSGTSNYHSSSSKWAYSSTGAYLGDTDAPHVATNDFNLNISGPGYYQTARIAPLSLNYYGLCMKNGNYKVKLHFAEIMFSNDQTFSSLGRRIFDVSVQGVKYLKDFNIAEKAGGAGKPITEEFDVDVNDNTLEIHLSWAGKGTNAIPVRGVYGPLISAITVTPNFKIPSNGLSTGAIVGIVIGSCAFVILILFVLWKMGFLCGKDQTDKELLELKTGYFSLRQIKAATNNFDPANKIGEGGFGPVYKGVQPDGTVIAVKQLSAKSKQGNREFVNEIGMISALQHPNLVKLYGCCIEGHQLLLVYEYMENNSLARALFGKQEQRMHLDWPTRMRICVGIARGLAYLHEESILKIVHRDIKATNVLLDKSLNAKISDFGLAKLDEEENTHISTRIAGTIGYMAPEYAMRGYLTDKADVYSFGIVALEIVSGKSNTNYRPKEEFVYLLDWAYVLQEQGNLLELVDPSLGSSYSPEEAMRMLQLALLCTNPSPTLRPPMSSIISMLEGKTPIQAPIIKRNEGAQDARFKAFEMLSHDSETNISSAFSQYSQEQRSRSMNGPWVDSSVSLTSGEDYYSSTNNLINSSRNV; this comes from the exons ATGGACGTTGCACGCTGCATCGTCGTTTCTGTTCCTGCGGCAATGTCTGACGTCGACGCCAGCAGATCAGCGAGGGAGGACGTCGTACGCTGTGTCACCGTTTCTGCTCCTACGCTAGTGTCTGACATCGACACCAGCAGATCAACGAGGGAGGACGTTGTGTGCCAGTATCCCCGTTTCTGCTCCTGCGCTAGTGTTCGACGTCGACGCCACCAAATCGACAAGGAAGGACGTCGTGTGCCGTATCGCCGTTTCTGCTCCTACTTGTCACTCCCTCGCTGCTCACCATTGCTCCTCGTCACTCGTTGCTCACCGTTGCTCCTCGTTGTTCCGTGG ttcaattgGATTGTGTATTGTGTTACAGTGAAAGTGCTACAAACAATATCAGATAAAGTGAAGAACCTGAACTGGAAAGTAACACAAAATTCATGTAACGTTGATGGAGGATTTGGAAAACAAGAAGCCAATTTAGGGTCTCAAGTCCTTAGGAATATCACATGCAATTGCTCTTTCAATAGTAACACTCTTTGCCATGTTACAAACAT TGTTCTCAAGGGTCTCAACATTTCTGGAGCTATACCTGATGAATTTGGAAATCTAACTCATCTGGTGGAACT TGATTTAACTCGCAATTATTTCAATGGCTCAATTCCAAAGAGTCTTGCAAACATCCCACTTGCTAATCT GTCACTCTTGGGAAATAATCTTAGTGGTCCAATTCCCGCTGAAATTGGTGACATTGCTACTTTGCTTGAACt GAACTTAGAAGATAATCAACTTGGAGGATCCCTTCCACCTAGCCTTGGAAATTTGAGCAAATTGGATCAATT ACTTCTCTCTGGAAATAATTTTACAGGGGCAATCCCAGAAGAATTTGGCAAACTAAAGAATCTCACTGGGTT TAGGATAGATGGAAACAGTTTTTCTGGGAAGATACCAAACTTTTTTGGGAACTGGACCAAAATTACGAGAAT GGATATGCAGGGAACATCCATGGAAGGCCCAATTCCTTCTGTTATATCTGAGTTAACAACTTTGCAAGAATT GAGAATAACTGATTTGAAGGGACCACCTATGACATTTCCTAATCTTACAGAGTTGAAGAGCTTGACCAGACT GGAATTAAGAAATTGCCCTCTCACTGGTCACATTCCACCCTATCTTGGTGAATTGCAACGTTTAAAAACTCT AGACCTGAGCTTCAACAGGTTGAATGGTTCTATCCCAGATTCACTTGGGAACTTGCAAGGACTAAATTACCT GTTCCTGACTAACAATTCTTTGACCGGAACGATTCCTTCATGGATACTAGGCAGCGACCAGAACAT ggatttatcttaCAACGATTTTACATCGCCTTCTCAACCTAGTTGCCAACTTCAGGATGT GAACCTAGCTTCCAGCTTCTCTTCCTCAGCGAGCACTTC AACTACATGCTTAAAGAGGGGCCTGCCATGTTCAGGAAAAGCAAACA CTTATTCAATATTCATAAACTGTGGAGGATCTGAAATTGAGGCTGAGGGCACAAAATATGAAGCCGACGTCAGCAGAAGCGGCACTTCAAACTATCATAGTAGTAGCAGCAAGTGGGCTTACAGCAGCACAGGAGCATATCTAGGAGATACGGATGCTCCACATGTGGCAACAAATGATTTCAATTTGAATATTAGTGGACCTGGATACTACCAAACTGCCCGCATTGCCCCTTTGTCTCTTAATTACTATGGCCTCTGTATGAAGAATGGAAATTATAAAGTGAAACTTCATTTTGCTGAGATAATGTTTTCTAATGACCAAACATTTAGCAGCCTTGGAAGGCGTATATTCGATGTTTCAGTCCAA GGTgttaaatatttgaaagattttAACATTGCTGAAAAAGCTGGTGGAGCTGGTAAACCAATTACTGAGGAGTTTGATGTAGATGTTAATGATAATACCTTGGAGATACACTTGTCCTGGGCAGGGAAAGGAACTAATGCCATTCCTGTGAGAGGTGTATATGGACCTCTTATATCTGCCATAACTGTTACTCCAA ACTTCAAAATTCCTTCGAATGGACTGTCTACTGGAGCAATTGTCGGAATTGTGATTGGATCGTGCGCATTCGTCATACTGATACTATTTGTCCTTTGGAAGATGGGTTTCCTATGTGGGAAAGATCAAACAGACAAAG AACTTCTAGAGCTGAAAACAGGCTATTTCAGTTTAAGGCAAATTAAAGCTGCTACTAATAACTTTGACCCAGCAAACAAGATAGGTGAAGGAGGATTCGGACCAGTATACAAG GGCGTACAGCCAGATGGTACTGTAATTGCAGTTAAGCAACTCTCGGCCAAATCAAAGCAAGGGAACCGCGAATTCGTCAATGAAATAGGCATGATATCTGCTTTGCAGCATCCAAATCTTGTGAAGCTTTATGGTTGTTGCATTGAAGGACACCAATTGCTGCTAGTATATGAATACATGGAGAACAATAGTCTTGCTCGTGCCCTTTTCG GTAAACAAGAACAGAGGATGCATTTGGATTGGCCTACAAGAATGAGGATCTGTGTTGGTATAGCAAGGGGTTTAGCTTATCTACATGAGgaatcaatattaaaaatagtccATAGGGATATTAAGGCAACCAATGTCTTACTTGATAAGAGTCTGAATGCTAAAATCTCTGACTTTGGTTTAGCCAAGCTTGATGAAGAAGAGAATACCCATATCAGCACAAGAATAGCTGGAACAAT TGGTTACATGGCCCCAGAGTATGCTATGCGGGGTTACTTGACTGACAAGGCAGATGTCTATAGCTTTGGCATTGTGGCGTTGGAGATTGTTAGTGGGAAGAGCAACACAAACTACAGACCAAAAGAGGAGTTTGTTTATCTTCTGGATTGG GCCTATGTTCTCCAAGAGCAAGGAAACCTTCTGGAGTTGGTTGATCCAAGTCTCGGTTCAAGCTACTCCCCTGAAGAAGCCATGAGAATGCTGCAGTTGGCACTCTTATGCACCAACCCATCTCCTACTCTTAGACCACCCATGTCATCTATTATAAGTATGCTTGAAGGGAAGACTCCGATCCAAGCACCAATAATCAAGCGCAACGAGGGTGCACAAGACGCAAGATTCAAGGCCTTTGAGATGCTGTCACACGACAGCGAAACAAATATTTCTTCTGCATTCTCACAATATAGCCAAGAGCAGAGGAGCAGATCCATGAATGGACCATGGGTTGACTCCTCCGTCTCTCTTACTAGTGGAGAAGATTATTATTCCTCAACCAATAACCTTATAAACAGTTCGCGCAATGTGTGA